One genomic region from Apodemus sylvaticus chromosome 1, mApoSyl1.1, whole genome shotgun sequence encodes:
- the Eri2 gene encoding ERI1 exoribonuclease 2 isoform X2 → MIRDGCLMKITRSLNKVLTKKNTKILPRNLVTDQVEEATACNISIQGPSIYQKELQSTVNTKESAQMNSVCVNSCIKGQLQLKSNTKADLYNIKHSFPLFTTKSSTSVEQLHSPTLNLPLYMPSKSDQLTSNDSSKSSTLNSNLVLVSTTIPSVNLVSDIEMGRTLDSLPMLAEWEDVVLLPASQAEPDTDCMPPISDTNVDTSFNSAERSLVSEEPETLSHENFEDLKETPENSETSKSIVYKSPHSTVYNVKGGKHPSSDASAFKTPKCKPFPFTSVHANASHPSVLRKQPLISGGIKRNSFSPPAFPRAKKQTVTIHEEKSASSVCSPGTTSCKVSPSVLTSTVNLQEPWKTGKMTPPLCKCGRRSKRLTVSNNGPNHGKAFYCCPVGKYQEDRKCCGYFKWEQTLQKERTNGKALSHSSEGLTFSSPETSHIHDRNLSFPIKNSLRLRPSMRH, encoded by the exons ATGATCAGAGATGGTTGCCTAATGAAAATTACCAGGTCCTTGAACAAG GTTCTCACTAAGAAGAATACCAAGATTTTGCCCAGAAATTTGGTTACAGATCAAGTTGAAGAAGCAACTGCCTGCAACATTAGTATCCAGGGTCCCAGCATATATCAAAAGGAGCTCCAAAGTACAGTAAATACAAAGGAAAGTGCTCAAATGAATTCAGTTTGTGTGAATTCCTGTATAAAAGGCCAGTTACAACTAAAAAGCAACACGAAAGCAGATCTTTATAATATTAAGCATAGCTTTCCTCTTTTCACTACCAAGTCATCAACATCAGTGGAACAACTGCATTCTCCCACCTTGAATCTACCTCTCTATATGCCAAGTAAAAGTGATCAGCTTACATCAAATGACAGCTCAAAATCTTCAACACTTAACTCCAACTTGGTACTTGTATCTACAACCATTCCGTCTGTTAATCTTGTTTCTGATATAGAAATGGGTCGTACTCTTGACTCTTTACCGATGTTGGCTGAGTGGGAAGATGTAGTTTTACTGCCAGCATCTCAGGCTGAGCCAGACACAGACTGTATGCCTCCTATTAGTGACACAAATGTGGATACTTCATTTAATTCTGCAGAAAGATCACTTGTCTCAGAAGAACCAGAAACCCTTAGTCACGAAAACTTTGAAGACCTTAAGGAAACTCCTGAAAACTCTGAGACATCTAAGTCTATTGTGTATAAGAGTCCTCACAGTACAGTCTATAATGTAAAAGGAGGCAAACACCCAAGTTCAGATGCCTCTGCTTTTAAGACACCCAAATGCAAACCATTTCCTTTCACCAGTGTTCATGCAAATGCATCACATCCTTCAGTTCTGAGGAAACAACCTCTCATTTCAGGTGGTATTAAAAGGAATTCATTTAGTCCCCCAGCTTTCCCACGAGCCAAAAAGCAGACCGTCACTATTCATGAAGAAAAGTCGGCATCATCTGTTTGCTCCCCAGGAACAACTTCTTGTAAAGTTTCTCCCTCTGTATTAACATCCACAGTTAATCTACAAGAGCCTTGGAAGACTGGAAAGATGACACCCCCTCTATGCAAGTGTGGCAGAAGATCTAAGCGACTCACTGTTTCTAATAATGGGCCAAACCATGGGAAGGCCTTCTATTGTTGCCCTGTTGGGAAATAccaagaagacaggaaatgctgTGGTTATTTTAAATGGGAACAAACActtcaaaaagaaagaaccaaTGGCAAAGCTCTGTCTCATTCTTCAGAAGGACTTACTTTCAGCTCTCCAGAAACAAGCCATATTCATGACAGAAATTTAAGTTTTCCTATTAAAAATTCTTTACGACTCAGACCTTCAATGAGACATTGA
- the Eri2 gene encoding ERI1 exoribonuclease 2 isoform X1, translated as MATKRLARQLGLIRRKSLTPASGNLGGSRFKQLYDYLIVVDFESTCWNDGKHHSSPEIIEFPAVLLSTATGEIESEFHAYVQPQEHPILSEFCTELTGIKQAQVDEGVPLKICLSQFCKWVHKLQQQKKISFATGDPEPSTSQVKLCAFVTWSDWDLGVCLEYECRRKQLLKPVFLNSWIDLRATYKLFYKRKPKGLNGALQEVGIEFSGREHSGLDDSRNTALLAWKMIRDGCLMKITRSLNKVLTKKNTKILPRNLVTDQVEEATACNISIQGPSIYQKELQSTVNTKESAQMNSVCVNSCIKGQLQLKSNTKADLYNIKHSFPLFTTKSSTSVEQLHSPTLNLPLYMPSKSDQLTSNDSSKSSTLNSNLVLVSTTIPSVNLVSDIEMGRTLDSLPMLAEWEDVVLLPASQAEPDTDCMPPISDTNVDTSFNSAERSLVSEEPETLSHENFEDLKETPENSETSKSIVYKSPHSTVYNVKGGKHPSSDASAFKTPKCKPFPFTSVHANASHPSVLRKQPLISGGIKRNSFSPPAFPRAKKQTVTIHEEKSASSVCSPGTTSCKVSPSVLTSTVNLQEPWKTGKMTPPLCKCGRRSKRLTVSNNGPNHGKAFYCCPVGKYQEDRKCCGYFKWEQTLQKERTNGKALSHSSEGLTFSSPETSHIHDRNLSFPIKNSLRLRPSMRH; from the exons ATGGCGACCAAGCGCCTGGCACG GCAGCTTGGATTAATTAGGAGAAAGTCACTTACACCAGCAAGTGGAAATCTAGGAGGAAGCAGATTCA AACAGTTGTATGACTACTTAATTGTCGTTGATTTCGAGTCTACCTGCTGGAATGATGGGAAGCACCACAGTAGCCCTGAAATAA TTGAATTTCCagcagttttgttgagtacagcaACTGGAGAAATTGAATCTGAGTTTCATGCTTATGTTCAGCCTCAAGAACATCCAATTCTTTCTGAGTTTTGCACAGAACTGACAGGAATAAAACAG GCTCAAGTTGATGAAGGAGTTCCCCTGAAGATTTGCTTATCCCAGTTCTGTAAATGGGTCCATAAGCTTCAGCAGCAGAAGAAGATCAGTTTTGCTACTGGGGATCCAGAGCCTTCTACTTCTCAAGTGAAACTGTGTGCTTTTGTTACTTGGTCAG ACTGGGACTTGGGCGTTTGCCTAGAGTATGAGTGTAGAAGAAAGCAGCTGTTAAAACCGGTGTTCTTAAATTCTTGGATTGATCTCAGAGCAACTTACAAG cTTTTTTATAAGAGAAAACCCAAAGGACTGAATGGTGCCTTGCAGGAAGTGGGAATAGAATTTTCAGGACGAGAACATTCTG GCTTAGATGATTCTCGGAACACTGCTCTTCTTGCCTGGAAAATGATCAGAGATGGTTGCCTAATGAAAATTACCAGGTCCTTGAACAAG GTTCTCACTAAGAAGAATACCAAGATTTTGCCCAGAAATTTGGTTACAGATCAAGTTGAAGAAGCAACTGCCTGCAACATTAGTATCCAGGGTCCCAGCATATATCAAAAGGAGCTCCAAAGTACAGTAAATACAAAGGAAAGTGCTCAAATGAATTCAGTTTGTGTGAATTCCTGTATAAAAGGCCAGTTACAACTAAAAAGCAACACGAAAGCAGATCTTTATAATATTAAGCATAGCTTTCCTCTTTTCACTACCAAGTCATCAACATCAGTGGAACAACTGCATTCTCCCACCTTGAATCTACCTCTCTATATGCCAAGTAAAAGTGATCAGCTTACATCAAATGACAGCTCAAAATCTTCAACACTTAACTCCAACTTGGTACTTGTATCTACAACCATTCCGTCTGTTAATCTTGTTTCTGATATAGAAATGGGTCGTACTCTTGACTCTTTACCGATGTTGGCTGAGTGGGAAGATGTAGTTTTACTGCCAGCATCTCAGGCTGAGCCAGACACAGACTGTATGCCTCCTATTAGTGACACAAATGTGGATACTTCATTTAATTCTGCAGAAAGATCACTTGTCTCAGAAGAACCAGAAACCCTTAGTCACGAAAACTTTGAAGACCTTAAGGAAACTCCTGAAAACTCTGAGACATCTAAGTCTATTGTGTATAAGAGTCCTCACAGTACAGTCTATAATGTAAAAGGAGGCAAACACCCAAGTTCAGATGCCTCTGCTTTTAAGACACCCAAATGCAAACCATTTCCTTTCACCAGTGTTCATGCAAATGCATCACATCCTTCAGTTCTGAGGAAACAACCTCTCATTTCAGGTGGTATTAAAAGGAATTCATTTAGTCCCCCAGCTTTCCCACGAGCCAAAAAGCAGACCGTCACTATTCATGAAGAAAAGTCGGCATCATCTGTTTGCTCCCCAGGAACAACTTCTTGTAAAGTTTCTCCCTCTGTATTAACATCCACAGTTAATCTACAAGAGCCTTGGAAGACTGGAAAGATGACACCCCCTCTATGCAAGTGTGGCAGAAGATCTAAGCGACTCACTGTTTCTAATAATGGGCCAAACCATGGGAAGGCCTTCTATTGTTGCCCTGTTGGGAAATAccaagaagacaggaaatgctgTGGTTATTTTAAATGGGAACAAACActtcaaaaagaaagaaccaaTGGCAAAGCTCTGTCTCATTCTTCAGAAGGACTTACTTTCAGCTCTCCAGAAACAAGCCATATTCATGACAGAAATTTAAGTTTTCCTATTAAAAATTCTTTACGACTCAGACCTTCAATGAGACATTGA